The following are encoded together in the Flavihumibacter fluvii genome:
- a CDS encoding beta-N-acetylhexosaminidase codes for MKKIASFAFILFIQCCVCPFILKSQDIQRINLIPQPQLVIENKGSFLWTGKTPVYADPVFQKVAQLFTEQAALSAPRPASSNMNTGIPAIVFRKQKFPDTASAESYKITIKQKQVDILAATELGALRAMFTILQLRLLQTEQSLIPCGEITDAPRFTYRGLHLDVSRNFFPIPFLEKLLDMMALYKLNTFHWHLTDGPGWRLEIKKYPQLTKKAAWRTHNSWKEWWNNGRLYSAEGAPDAYGGYYTQQQAKALVSYAARRGITIIPEIEMPGHAEEVLAVLPGLACSGKPYTQGEFCIGNDSTFVFMEDVLNEVMQVFPSSYIHIGGDEVDKKAWKECPKCQSRITMEHLKDEHELQSYAIHRMDTFLTAHGRKLLGWDEILEGGLTPGATVMSWRGEAGGIAAAKMGQDVIMTPGAYCYFDAYQANPASQPEAIGGFLPVAKVYGYDPVPNSLTSTEASHIKGVQANVWTEYIPTAEHLEYMIFPRMLALSEVSWTSLQQKDWNNFQGRLQHHYLLMQRRFINYYRPMPVLDISSVSDTIGKISRVTISSEQFKPEIHFTTNGSDPVKGSPIYMAPIEVKGIATIKAAILNPVTGKMGPVSARQTAYHKAVGASVKYNLPFSNSYVALREYTLVNGQTGSFTYGDGQWQGFEGNDMDITIELQQLSDVNKIAVNFMQITGPGVYMPAYVEYSWSKDGKNFSSPVRIANIVPETESKLVIKPFEVMVNDKVKFIRIKAPNDKHAFLFADEVLVN; via the coding sequence ATGAAGAAGATAGCCAGCTTCGCTTTTATCCTTTTTATCCAGTGTTGTGTATGCCCCTTTATACTTAAATCCCAGGATATCCAGCGGATTAACCTGATACCGCAACCCCAGTTGGTGATTGAAAATAAAGGGTCATTTCTTTGGACCGGCAAAACACCGGTATATGCAGATCCTGTTTTCCAGAAAGTTGCCCAGTTGTTCACCGAGCAGGCCGCCTTGTCCGCTCCCCGCCCGGCTTCCAGTAATATGAATACGGGAATTCCGGCTATTGTATTTCGCAAACAAAAGTTTCCTGATACCGCCAGTGCTGAATCTTATAAAATTACCATCAAACAGAAACAGGTAGATATCCTTGCCGCCACCGAACTGGGTGCGCTGAGGGCCATGTTTACCATTTTGCAATTGCGGCTCTTACAAACCGAACAGAGCCTGATTCCCTGTGGCGAAATTACCGATGCTCCCCGATTTACTTACCGCGGACTGCACCTGGATGTATCGCGCAATTTTTTCCCTATTCCTTTCCTGGAAAAACTGCTCGATATGATGGCCTTGTATAAACTCAATACATTCCATTGGCATTTGACCGATGGCCCGGGCTGGCGCCTGGAAATAAAGAAATATCCGCAACTGACGAAAAAGGCTGCCTGGCGTACCCATAACAGCTGGAAAGAGTGGTGGAATAATGGCCGTTTGTATTCGGCTGAAGGCGCCCCTGATGCCTACGGCGGGTATTATACCCAGCAGCAGGCAAAAGCCCTGGTCAGCTATGCGGCAAGGCGTGGTATAACCATCATCCCTGAAATTGAAATGCCCGGGCACGCTGAAGAAGTACTGGCTGTACTACCTGGCCTGGCCTGCTCCGGCAAACCGTATACACAAGGCGAGTTTTGCATTGGCAACGATAGCACCTTCGTTTTTATGGAAGATGTTTTGAATGAAGTGATGCAGGTTTTTCCCTCTTCGTATATACATATTGGTGGTGATGAGGTTGACAAGAAAGCCTGGAAGGAATGTCCGAAATGCCAATCCCGCATCACAATGGAACACCTGAAAGATGAACATGAACTGCAGAGCTATGCCATACACAGGATGGATACCTTCTTAACCGCACATGGCAGGAAATTGCTGGGCTGGGATGAAATACTGGAAGGCGGATTAACTCCGGGTGCTACAGTCATGAGCTGGCGGGGCGAAGCTGGTGGCATCGCAGCTGCTAAAATGGGGCAGGATGTAATAATGACCCCGGGTGCTTATTGTTATTTTGACGCCTACCAGGCTAACCCGGCTTCACAACCAGAAGCGATCGGCGGCTTTCTGCCTGTTGCTAAAGTGTATGGGTACGACCCGGTTCCAAACAGTTTAACAAGCACGGAGGCCAGCCATATTAAGGGCGTACAGGCTAATGTCTGGACTGAATATATCCCTACCGCTGAACACCTGGAGTATATGATTTTCCCCAGGATGCTGGCCTTATCTGAAGTTAGCTGGACCAGCCTGCAACAAAAAGACTGGAACAATTTCCAGGGAAGGCTGCAACACCATTACCTTTTAATGCAACGCAGGTTCATTAATTATTACCGGCCTATGCCAGTGCTTGATATCAGTTCTGTTTCGGATACCATCGGCAAAATCAGCCGCGTAACTATTTCATCGGAACAATTCAAACCAGAGATCCACTTCACTACCAATGGCAGTGACCCGGTGAAAGGCAGCCCGATTTATATGGCCCCGATTGAGGTTAAAGGCATCGCGACTATAAAAGCAGCAATCCTGAATCCGGTTACGGGCAAAATGGGTCCGGTGAGCGCTCGCCAGACAGCTTACCATAAAGCCGTTGGCGCCTCAGTGAAGTACAACCTCCCTTTTAGTAATAGTTATGTGGCACTGCGTGAGTATACGCTGGTGAATGGACAAACAGGGTCTTTTACTTATGGCGACGGACAATGGCAGGGCTTTGAAGGCAACGACATGGATATCACCATTGAATTGCAACAGTTATCGGACGTTAACAAAATCGCCGTGAACTTCATGCAGATCACCGGACCGGGTGTTTATATGCCCGCTTATGTGGAATACAGTTGGTCAAAAGACGGGAAGAACTTTAGTTCACCGGTCCGGATCGCGAATATTGTTCCGGAAACGGAATCCAAACTGGTCATCAAACCCTTTGAAGTAATGGTGAACGACAAGGTGAAATTCATTCGCATAAAAGCGCCGAACGATAAGCACGCTTTTTTATTCGCTGATGAAGTGCTGGTGAATTAA